The stretch of DNA GGTTGAGGAAGATCCTCTCCTTCCTCTTCATCCTCCACCACCTCCTCGGGGGCGCGACCGGCCATGCCGACCAGGAAGCCCATCAGGCTGGCGCTCTTGATCGAGAGCAAGGCCCCTCCGAAAAGCAGGGTCAGCGTGGCCAGCAGGGAAAAGCAGATGAAGAGCGAGGGGTTCGAGCCCCTCTGGCGCGTGAAAAGCCCGCTGTAGTAAAACACCGCAAGGAAGACGCCCACCAACCCGAAATTATAGGTCAGATAGAGGAAGCCGCTGTCATTGGCATGCTCGGTGTTCACATCGCCAACCAGCATTTCCCAGACATTGGAACCGGCAAGACCATCGAAGGTCAACGAGATGCGATAATACAGCTCTCCGCCATCGCCCGTGTGATGTGTGTAGTAAAACCAAGCGATAAAGAGCAGGATGGGGCTGGCGACCCACATAAGAATGGAGGGCAGCTTGAGCCGGGCGAACAGCAAGGGCGCGCACAGCAACAGCAGGCCCGAGGCAGCGCGCGAATCCGAGGCCATCGAAAGCACCAGACAGGCGATCACCGCGATGGCGCGGTAAAAAAAGCCACCCTTGTGCATCCCGGAGAAATAGATCGTCATCAGCACGGAGAAATAGCCGAGCGACAGCGGTTCCAGAAAGGGCCCGCCCGCGCGGTGATCGATCATCGAGAAGGCCGAGGTGCCGCCGCCACGATAGGCGCCGGCGTAAAGCCCGTCTTGCGTGGCCTTGTTCGCCGCCGTGCTGGCCACCCAGGCGCGCGTGGCGCGGAAATAGTCACCGGCATTGACGATGGCGGTATAGATGGTGGGCAGCAGGGCCTCCATCGCGACGATGATGACCACGAACCAGAACAGCCAGCTCATCCACCTGTCGCGCACCCCATAGGCCGAGGCGCCGACGCCGATGTAAAGCGGCACGATCAGGCAATCGTAAAAGGCCTTGGGGTTGGGCGTCTTGATCAGGTTCATCACGATCAGCGTCACGATCAGCACGGCCAGCGTGATGATCGGCACCGCCCGCGCCTGAGCGACGCGGGTCAGCAGCAGGCAGCCGCTCAGCCCGGTCACCGCGATCTGGATGATGGTGACCTTGCCCTCGTTCATCGCCACGCCATGCGTGTTGAGAAAGGCCAGAAAGAAATTGAGCAACATGGACAGCGCCACGGCTGCAAAGCACAGTCGGGCCCGCCTTGTCTGAGCCCGCGTCGGGACGTTCGACACCGCGCCCAGATTGAGCAGCATGGCTTCGCGATTGCGAGGTGCAGTTCTTAGCATCACCATCCTGTGTCTGTCCGTCCATCTGTTTCTGGCACCGCAGGCGGTGGTTAATGCAGTCTGTTCGCTGTTGCGGAAAAATTCAATCGGCTGCGTGGTTATACGGTCGTGGCGATGGCGTGAAGGGGCGATATGCCGTTCTGAAAAACGGATGAACGGTTTCAGGGTTTTGCCGGGAGGTTTTGTCCGCCAGGCTGATCTGCGTTCAGCGGTTGAAATACTGGCGCAGCAGCATCGTCTGAGGTTTGTCGACGCCGTCGATCGGATCCGCGGACTTGGGATTGCGGCCCCAGGTGCCGCCACCGGCAAACATGGTCCCGCCGATAAACACATCCTGATGGGCCGCCATGAAGTCGATCATCGCATGCAGCTCGGCCACAGAGGCCGGGCTGGGGCCGGTGCCGAATTCGCCAAGGAAGATTTTCTTCCCATTGGCGCTGGCCCATTGATAGACGGCGGTCAGGATATGCGCGCCGACACCGGGGATGGCGATCTCGCTCGACCCACCGAAGCCCTTGTCGAGATATTGGTGCACGTCGAAAGCGTAATTGTTCGCTGGATCGCGCGCGCCCAGCATCACCTGGCCATTGCCGCTGGAAATCCACGAATGGCCACCCGTCCAGGCAATGCCTGAAAACAGCACCTTGGTTGTCGCTCCGGCGGCGCGGATCGCCCTGCAGGCCGCGTTCTGTGCCATGAGGTTGGTCTGCGGGTCCTGACTATGCGGCTCGTTCATCAGATTGTACCAGACGAGGCGCCGCGAGCGGTAGCGGGCACCCATCCGCCCCCAGAAATCTGCAAAGGCGCCGATGTCCACCGGGGAGCCCGGATCACCGATGATCTGCCCCTGACGCCTGCCGTAATTATGGGCATCGAGCAGGGCGATGGCGCCGGCCTGTTCCAGCATGCCGAGGATCGTTTCGAGGCCCGACAGGGCGTCGTTATCAAGCTCGCCATGCAATTGGGGTTGCAGCCGCTCCCACAGGAAGGGGATGCGGAAGATGCGGAAGCCTTTGCCCAGATAATATTGCAGATTGTCGAGCTTGGGCCAGTGCCATCGCCCGCCGATCGCGTTGAACTCCGCCCCGGCAAAATTGACCCCGAGCAGAAGGCCTCGCCCGCTGCCTGTCTGGGCCATCGCGGAGGAGGCCCCCAGCAGAGGAATGTCCACCAGACCACCGGCCGTCAATCCTGACAGGGCCATGCCTGATACGAAGCTGCGGCGCGAGTGTTTTTGCATGGAATTTTTATACGGCGATCCATGCTGCGTTGCAACGTATTTGGCGGCAATCGAAGGCGCCCAGCCGCCCCGATATCGCGACCGGATGTGAATAGCGCGATCCAGCGTCAGGCGAGAAAGCCAAGCCGTTTCCGGCTTGCGCCAGACCGCTCATCATCCGGCGGCCAGACGCTTCGGGCAGGAAGCAAAAGAGCAGGTTTGTCACATGGTTCAGTCCCGCTTCAGCTATCTTTCGCTTCAGGCGAACCTGTCGCGATGGCTGCTTCGCGCGGCCTCCATCCAGTCCGCTGTGCCGCACAGGGCACTGATCCGTGCCGGGTCCCATGTGCTGAGCGCCTCGACCACCTGCTTGGCCGCCATCGGCCTGCCCAGCAGGAAGCCCTGGCCGATGTCGCAGCCTTTCACCGCCAGATGAGAGAGCTGTTCGGGCGTCTCGATGCCCTCGGCCACGGTGCGGATGCCCAGATTATGCGCCAGATCGATCACCGCCCCGACGATGGCGGCATCCTCGGTCTCGACCATGCCCAGCATCGAGACGAAGGAGCGGTCGATCTTGAGCGAGTCCACCGGGAACTGCTTGAGATGGGTCAGCGAGGCATAGCCTGTGCCGAAATCGTCGAGTGAAATCGTCACCCCCTCGCGCGACAGCGTGTTGAGCGCCTTGCTGACATTCTCGACCAACTGGCCCAGAAAGACGCTCTCGGTCACCTCCAGTTCGATGGCGGAGGCCGGCAGATTGGCCTGATGCAGGCGGCTGAGGATGCGGTCGGCAAAATCGCCGCGCATGAAATCCCCCGCCGAACCATTGACCGCCACGCTGTGGAAGGCGATGCCGCGCTGGCGCCATGAAACCATATCGGCGATCACGCGGTCGAGCATGCGGTCGGTGAGCTGAACCGACAGGCCCGGATCGTCGAATGCCGCCTGAATGCCGCCGGGCGAGCGCAGCCCCCGATCATGCCAGCGCAGCAAGGCCTCGAAACCGACGCAGATGCCCGAGCTGAGCAACACCTTGGGCTGGTAGAAAGGCACGATGCCATCGTCGCGCAAGGTCGCTCGGGCATCGGTGAGCATCTGGCTCTGGCGGGCGGCGGCCTCGCGCAGATCGCCGCTGAAGGCGCGGATATGGCCCGGCCCCTCATCCTTGGCGGCATAGAGCGCCAGATCGGCGCTGCGGTGCAGATCCTCGGGCGTTTCGCCATCGTTGAAGGCGACGGCCGAACCGATGCTCAGGCTGACATCGATCTGCCGCCCTTCGTACAGCATGGGGCCGCCAACCTGAGAGAACAGCCTTTCCGCGATACGGTTGCGCGCCTCGGGGCTGGGCAGGTCGGGCAGGATGATGGCGAATTCGTCGCCGCCCAGCCGCGCCACCGTGGCAGAGAAGGGCGCGCAGCGGGTCAGGCGCACCGCAACCTCACGCAGCAGGCAATCGCCCGCATCATGGCCCAGACTGTCATTCACCGATTTGAAGCGGTCGACATCGAGCAGGATCAAGCCGGCATGGCGGCGGTTCAGCCGGGCTTCGCGCAGGGCTTCCTCCAGCCTTTCAGCGAAAAGCACGCGGTTGGGCAATTGCGTCAGCGGATCGTGATGGGCGGCCCAGCGCAACTGGTCCTCATCGCGCTTGCGGGCGGTGACATCCTGAAGCGTGCCGATCAGGCGTTGCGGGGCGCCATGGGCATCGCGCACCACATGGCCGCGCGCGATCAGCGTGAGATAGGTGCGGTCGGCGGCCTGAAAGCGGAATTCCTGCCGCCAGAGGGAAATGCTGGCATCCGACAGATGCTTGAGCCGCGCCAGCACCATCGGCCGGTCCTCGGGATGGATGCGCTGGATCCACCAGCGGCGCGATGTACCCCCGACAATGCCCTCATGGCCGAAGATGGTTGCCGTGGCGCCGCCCCAGTCGATGCGGTCATAGTCGAGGGCAATGTCGAGAATGATGTCGTTGGAGGCCAGCGAGGCAAGGCGATAACGCTCCTCGCTGTCCTGCAGGGCCCTTTCGGCCAGCACTTGCTCCTCGATATCCTCAAGGCTGCCGTACCATGAGAGGATCGCGCCCGCATTGTCGCGCCGGGGAAAGGCGCGGGCGCGATACCAGCGATAGGTCTCGTCCTTCTGCTTCAGGCGATAACGCACATCGGCATAGCGCGCGTCGCCCGTGGTCAGGGCACGTTCCCAGATCTTTTCCACGCCGGGCAGATCGTCGGGATGAACCGCCGTGGCCCAGCCCAGTCCCAGCGCCTCCTTCACCGTCATGCCTGTAAGGGCGCACCAGCGCGGGCTGATCTCGAGTAGATGGCCGTTGGCGTCGGCCAGCCAGGGAATCTGCGGGTTGAGATCCACCGAATGCCGGTAATGCTCCTGACTGTGTTCCAGCGCCGCGATCAGCGCCCCCATGTCCGAGCGCGACTGCAGCAGCTCCTTGAAGGCGGAAAAGCTGTTCGACAGGGTCTTGAGCAGCACTGCCGCGGCCAGAATGAAGGTCCAGCCGATGCCGATGGAATACCAGTCATGCGAAAACAGCAGGCGGATGGTGACAGGCAGGGCGCCGCAGAGCAGCACCAGCCAGCCGGCTATGGGCAGTGCCTGAAGGCAATAGCAGGCACAGATCGCGCCGACGAAGACATAGAGCGAGATGGCCGTGCTGCGCATCGCCGGAGCTTCATGCAGCAGCAGCAGGCCCCAGCCGCCGAAAGCTGCGCTCAACCCCGCGCCCCCCAGTGTGGTGCCATAGAGATAGCGGCGGATCTGGCCGGGGCGGATGTCCTCGCGGCGCCGGGTCAGCCAGACGATCATGCGCACCAGGATGACCAGACACAGCACGACAGGAATGCCAAGGCCGGTGACAAAGGGCACCTCGCCATAGGTGGCGATACCCAGAAAGCAGGCATTGACCAGCATAAGTCCGTACATCAGCGGAATCTGCGCGCGCAGATTGCTGTACTGCTCCTTGAGCATGGCGTCAGGACTATGCGTAATCTGCTGAAACAGGCTGGAAAGCATCGGCATACATCGCGGCTTTGTCTGGCCGCCACGATGGCGATCCGCCGTTAAGATTGCCTTGAGCGGCTCTAGGCGGTTTCAGGATAAGTTCAGTCCGGTATCGGCAGATGTTGTTAAGGATTGGAATGTCGTCACTGAAAAATCATGGTTTTTAAAAATAAACCATATCTGGCGGGCCTGGATTATTTTGGGCGGACCAGCAATGGGCACGAAAAAGGGGGCTTCCGAAGAAGCCCCCTCGATCTCAGCACCGCATAAGGCGGCCTGTCTGGTTTGATACTTAGCGGATCTTGGCGGTCAGCGTCGCGCCAATGATACGCGGATCGTTGTAGGCGCCAGCGCGATACCAGTTGGTGTCGAGCACGCCGATCAGATTGCGCGTGTTGGTCAGGTTGCGCACGAAGAGCGAGGCCGAGTAGTTCTTCCACTCGTAACCCACGCGCAGAGCGCCCTCGTAGGTGCCGTTGGTGGTGTATTCCACCGTCTTGTAAGGCGTGAGCGAGATCCTGCCCTGCAGCGTCCAGTCGGTCGAGACGAAGGCCTTGCCGGGGCCGATCGGCAGGTCATAGCGCGCGCCGAAGTTGAGGTTGTAGCTGGGCGCATCGGGCAGAGCGTTGTTGTCGATCTGCGCGAAGACGCCGCCCGCCGTGGTCACCGTGCGGTTCAGGATGGTGGCCGCCGGAACGCCGCCCACCGCGCCGACCTGGGCGTAGACGTTGGGATCGTCCACCTCGGTGTGCAGCACCGAAAGGCCGGCGTTCAGGGTCAGGTTCTGCACGCGCACGTCGAACTCGGCCTCGGCGCCATAGCCCTGCGCCTGATTGGCGTTGAAGAGCACGCCGCTGCCGTTGCTGTCCTGCCCGTTGAGCTGGATGTTCTTCACCTTGTAGTAGAAACCGGTGAGGTTGAAGTGGCCGTGGTTGTTGAACAACACGCTCTTCAGACCAGCCTCGTAAGAGGTGTTGGTTTCCGACTTGGCCGTGGTGAAGGGCGAGCTGAACACTGCCGAACGACCCTGAATGGTCGGGCCACGGAAGCCGCGCGCCACGCGGGCATAGAAGCTGACGTTGTTGTCCAGGCGATAGAGCGTGGAGATATCCCAGCTCGGCTGCGTGTCCGACATGCGGACATAGGTCGGTGCCGTGACCGGGAAGGTCGAGGCGCCCGTCACGGTGCGCGGCGGGGTCACCAGAGCGGTGCTCTTGGTGTCGTTGGTGACGCGCACGCCGCCGGTCACGCTCCAGGCCGGGGTGATGTTGTAGGTGCCCTGGCCGAACAGGCCCCAGCTGGTGTTGATGTTGTGCAGCTGCACCCAGTTGTTGGGGTTGGGGGCGGTGCCCAGCGCGTTGTTCTGCAGGAAGAAGGCGCGCTGATAGAACTGCGTGTCGTCACGCGAGTCGAAGTAGATGCCGCCGACTTGCCACTTGAACTTGCCATTGTCGGCGCTCGACAGGCGGACTTCCTGCGTCAGCTGGGTCAGACCGGCCACGCGGCCCATCGACTGGCCGCAACCGGCATAGGGATTGGCCGCCGAGGGCGTGCAGACCGGAGCGTTGGCACCATAGGCGGCAGCCGCGCCGCCGTCCGTGTCGCCACGGCTGTAGCCCTGCACATGCTCGAGTGCCGAGATCGAGGTCAGCGTCACGCCGCCGAACTTGTGGTCGATCTTCAGCTGCTCGCCATGGGTGTCATAGGCTTGGGGATTGTTGTTGCCCTCGGCGTAATTCACCGCGCGCAGGTTCAGGCCGAGCGCGGGCTTGGTGCTGCCCTGCACCACCGACTGGCGATAGAAGACCGTCGCGCTGCCGTCATAGTGGCGATAGTGGCCTTCCAGCTTCACGCTGGTGTCGCTGTCGGGCTGCCACAGCAGCTGCAGGCGGCCGTCGCGCTCGTTGAAGCCGCCCATGACGTTCTTGCCGGGGGTGGTGCCATCGTCGCTGGGGCCGGTGTAGTTGTTGCTGATCCAGTTGTCGCGGTGCTGGTACAGGCCCGAGGCGCGGAACATCAGCGTCTTGTCAGCGTTCAGCGGGCCGCCGACGCCGGCTTCCAGATTGACGCTGTTGTAGGTGCCCCACGAAGCGGTGGCATGGGCCTTCCACTCGGGCGTGGGGGCGGCGTTGGCGATCTTGATGATGCCCGCCGTGGTGTTGCGCCCGAAGAGCGAGCCCTGCGGACCCTTCAGCACTTCGATGTCGCCCACGTCATAGATCGGGTTGGACTTGAGCACGACATGCTCTTCCACCACATCGTCCTGGATCAGCGACACCGGCTGCGAGGCGCCGAGGTAGAAGTCGATGTTGCCCAGGCCACGGATGTAGAAGCGCGGGAAGATGCGGCCCGTGGTCGATTCCGAATAGAGGCTGGGCACGCGGCCCGACAGCTTGATCAGCGTGTCACCGCCGCCCGAGGCGTAGTCGCTCATCTGCTCGTTGCTCACCACCGAGAGGGTGATGGGAACGGTGAGGTTGCTTTCCTTGCGGTGCTGCGCGGTCACCACGATGTCGCCGGGCGTGTCGGCCTGTTCGGCCGGAGCGGGGGCGGTCTGTGCGTGAGCGACGGGCGCCCAGGCGAGCACAAGCATGCTGGCCGCGCTCAAGGCGGCGGAGCGGGTGATGGTCATCTGAATTAAGTCCCCTGTCTGATATCGATCAGCACCTTATGGCAGCCGCGATCCACCGGCGTGAAAGCCGGGCGGATGGGCCACCAAGGTCGATGCCTCGCGATTAAGGGGCGTGGATGACATTTTTATGGCAACTTTGTGACGGTTCGCATGTGCGGCATAGGTCGTCGCAAAGTGTTGTAAATTTGCCGCATTTGCTGTGGGCATTGCGGAAGTGCCCAAAAAGGGGCCCCGGCGTTACTCCTCCTCCGCCACCAGATCGGCGCGAATGGCCTGCAATTGCGCTTCCCGGTCGGCGGTCACGGTCGGGAAGGCGGGTTTCAGCCCTTCAAGCAAATCGAGCACGATCTGCGAGACGATCAGTCGCGCATTTTCCTTGTCGTCGGCGGGCACGACATACCAGGGCGCCTCGGCGCTGCTGGTCGCGCTGATCGCGCCTTCATAGGCCTTGCGATAATCCTTCCAGAACTTGCGCTCCACCACGTCCGAGGGGCTCAGCTTCCAGTTCTTGTCCGGTTCGTCGATGCGGGCGAGGAAGCGTTTGCGCTGCTCCTCCTTCGACAAATGGAGGAAGATCTTCACGATGCGCGTGCCATTGGCGTGGAGATGCTTCTCGAAATCGCGGATCGAGCGATAGCGTTCCTCCCACAGCGTATCGTTGCGATAGCGGTGCTCGGGCACGCCCTGTCCCTCCAGGATCTCGGGATGCACGCGCACCACCAGAACATCCTCGTAATAGGAGCGGTTGAAGATGCCGATCTGGCCGCGCTCGGGCAGTTCGCGGGTGGCGCGCCACAGGAAGTCATGCTGCGCCTCGATCGCGCTGGGATGCTTGAAGCTGGAAACCTTGCAGCCCTGCGGATTGACGCCCGACATCACATGGCGGATCGCCCCGTCCTTGCCGGCGGCATCCATCGCCTGAAAGATCACCAGCGCGCCATAGCTGTTGGCGGCATAATGGCGCTGCTGCAGGTCGCTCAGGCGCGCGACATGATCGGCCAGGATCTCGCGATAATCGTCCTTCGAGCGATAGGCAGGTTTCACCAGCGTCTTGCGCTTCTTGAGGTCGACCTCTTCGCCCGGAGCAATGCGGTAATCCTTGAGGCGAATTTTCATCGGCATCTCCTTGCGCGCGAGAGGAAGGGGCGAGCCGATGCGCGTCTGGTCCGGGCCTGAGCCTCTCTGTGCCTGCCGACCATCTATACCCCTAAAATCATGCCTGTCTTCCGCGATTTGTCGCAGGTGAAGCCGGTTTTGCCGCTTGGTGAAGGAGGCGCGGAGATGGAACCATCGCGGTGATGGAGGTTTGCCTCTCTATAAACAGACATTCATGGCGAAAGGCCGGAGCGCCGCCGCAAGGCGGATCACCGGCCTTCGAGAGGAGTGATCGTGACCTTCCTTCAATGGCACAGGCTGGCTGCCAAGGCCCAGGGTCTGGCGCGCTCCGCGCTCGAGATGCTGCGCCATCCCGGATCGAAAGCGAAGGCGACAGCCGATGCCCAGTCGATGATGGATCATCTGGCCAGGATGGGGTTCACCCCTTCCGAAACGCCCTCGACCCGGTCAGCTCATGACGGCAAGGGCTGACCATCACGCCAGCGAGGGCACCAGCACCATGCGATGGCGATAGGTCTGCCCCGGATCGAGCCGTGCCGAACCGAAATGCGGCTGATTGGGCGTGTCGGGGAATTTCTGGGGTTCAAGCGCCACACCGGCTCCGGCCTGATAGGGCGTGCCGCCCTTGCCGCGCAGCGTGCCGTCAAACACATTGCCGCCATAGACCTGCAGCCCCGGCTCGGTGGAGAGCATGTCGAGCTGGCGCCCGTTGCCGGCATGGCTGATCCGGGCGACGGGCTTGGGGGTCTCGGTCTCACCTGCATCGATGACGAAATTGTGGTCGATGCCCCCGGCAAGGCGCAATTGCTCATCGGGCTGGGCCACGGCATCGCGGACCGCGCGCGGCTGGCGGAAATCGAACGGCGTGTCCGCGACTGGGCGCAACTCGCCATTGGGGATCAGATCCGGGTTGACCGGGGTGAAGCGCGAGGCCGGGATTGTCAGCACGGTGGTCAGGGCGCTGTCCGCGCTGCTGCCGCCCGCCAGATTGAAGAGCGGATGCTGGGTCATGGCGATCACCGTGGGGCGATCGCTGGTGGCGCTCATTTCGATGGTCAGCGCGCCATCGGGTGCCAGTTCATAGCGCACCCGCGCGGTGACATGGCCGGGAAAGCCGCCCTCGCCATCGGGGGATTCAAGACGCAGCGCGACCCATGGGTTGGGACCCTCTCCACCATCCTCCACCTGCCACAGCTTGCAGTCGAAGCCGTGATCGCCGCCATGCAGCGTGTTCTCGCCATTGTTGCGGTCGAGGCTGTAGGTCACGCCATCGAGCGTGAAACTGGCCCCGGCGATACGGTTGGCATAGCGCCCCACCGTCACCCCAAGCCAGTTGCGATGGCGGTGATAATCGAGGGGGTCGTCGAAACCCAGCAGGATGTCCTCATACTGCCCCGCGCGATCTGCAATAGCGTAGGTCTGCAGCGTGGCCCCATAGGTCAGGATGCGGGCATGGACGCCATCGGGGCGGCCCAGCGTGATGGCCTCGATCACGCGTCCGTCATCGAGCAGGGCGGCGGTTTCACGCAGAAAGACAGGGGAAGCCATGATGATGCCTTATGGGGATGAGGGGGAAAGCTTGCTCATCCTAGGCTGCCCGATGCGCGTGACGCAAGGGGCGCGGCAGGCAAAAAGAGGTGGCGACCGGGGAGTGCGATAGCGACCACCCAAGGGAGGGTCTGCTGTCAGTTCACAACCAGCAGCGGGCGCATCTCTGGCACGTTGGCGGCCAGTTCGCGCGCGACCATCGCGGCGAAGAGGTCGGCGCCTTTCCGTCCCAGATGCGTGCTGTCGAAAGACTGGCGTGGCTGGGCGGTGGGCAGCACGTTGACCTCGGTCTGGGCGCGCGCAGGCGTCTGGTCGGTGGGTGTTGATCCACGCGGCAGTTCGGCCAGCGTGTCGGCTTCCGTTTGCCCCATCGCCTGAACGGCGGTGGCGCTGTCAACATTGAGGTCGATCAGGGCGCATTTCATCTCGGCGGCGACAGTGCGAATGGCATCGGCCCATGGCGCCAGATCATTGACCAGCCTGCCGTCCCTGAACATGCGGCGCGTCAGCGGCGTGACCAGCACCGGGGTGGCTCCTGCCTCACGCGCATCCTCGACATAGCGGCGGATGTAGCCGGGGAACTCCTGCGCCAGCTCGGTGGAGCGGCTGTTGCCCGGCTGGTCGTTGTGGCCGAACTGGATCAGCCCCCAGACATGCTGATAGCCTTTTGTCTGAGCCTCACGCAGGGCGATGTCCCAGGCTCCTGTATATAGGTGCGCGAACTGCGCCCGCCGCGCGCGACATTGAGGCAGACGGCAAAGGCCGTCACATGATCGGCGCAGAAGCTCGGCCCCCAGCCGCCGAAGACGGCGGTGGTGAAATCGCCGACCAGGATGATCTTGGACGGCTGGATGCGTTTGGGCATTTCGCGCGGCACGGCGGGCTTGGGCGGCTCGGGCGCGGCCTGGTGGGCCTGGGTAACTGGCGCTCCCATCAGGGCGGCGGTGGAGGCAAGACCGGAAAGGACGTGCTTCATCCGTGCAACTCCGGTCTGGGGTAAGGCTGATCAGCCCGGATGCCAGTCGCCGAACATGGCAGCGCGCGACAGGGCATCGGCCTGCTGCGCGCTCAACTGCTTGCCGCGTCTTGTGCCCTGAGCGCCGGGCCCGATGTTGTGGAACTCGGCAAAACGGGCGTCCTCGGGTTCGAAGAAGGTACGTGGATTGCCGTCAGCGCCGGTGTACCACATGCGGGTCCAGCCCGAGGGCGCGATATGGCGCCCAATCCGGCAGCGCAGATAGGCTGCCATCCCCACCGAGCGTGGATCGCCGATCCGCTTGCCCCCGACCATCGTCGAGGCGCGCCATGGGCGACCGAGAA from Novosphingobium sp. encodes:
- a CDS encoding glycoside hydrolase family 5 protein, whose translation is MQKHSRRSFVSGMALSGLTAGGLVDIPLLGASSAMAQTGSGRGLLLGVNFAGAEFNAIGGRWHWPKLDNLQYYLGKGFRIFRIPFLWERLQPQLHGELDNDALSGLETILGMLEQAGAIALLDAHNYGRRQGQIIGDPGSPVDIGAFADFWGRMGARYRSRRLVWYNLMNEPHSQDPQTNLMAQNAACRAIRAAGATTKVLFSGIAWTGGHSWISSGNGQVMLGARDPANNYAFDVHQYLDKGFGGSSEIAIPGVGAHILTAVYQWASANGKKIFLGEFGTGPSPASVAELHAMIDFMAAHQDVFIGGTMFAGGGTWGRNPKSADPIDGVDKPQTMLLRQYFNR
- a CDS encoding EAL domain-containing protein produces the protein MPMLSSLFQQITHSPDAMLKEQYSNLRAQIPLMYGLMLVNACFLGIATYGEVPFVTGLGIPVVLCLVILVRMIVWLTRRREDIRPGQIRRYLYGTTLGGAGLSAAFGGWGLLLLHEAPAMRSTAISLYVFVGAICACYCLQALPIAGWLVLLCGALPVTIRLLFSHDWYSIGIGWTFILAAAVLLKTLSNSFSAFKELLQSRSDMGALIAALEHSQEHYRHSVDLNPQIPWLADANGHLLEISPRWCALTGMTVKEALGLGWATAVHPDDLPGVEKIWERALTTGDARYADVRYRLKQKDETYRWYRARAFPRRDNAGAILSWYGSLEDIEEQVLAERALQDSEERYRLASLASNDIILDIALDYDRIDWGGATATIFGHEGIVGGTSRRWWIQRIHPEDRPMVLARLKHLSDASISLWRQEFRFQAADRTYLTLIARGHVVRDAHGAPQRLIGTLQDVTARKRDEDQLRWAAHHDPLTQLPNRVLFAERLEEALREARLNRRHAGLILLDVDRFKSVNDSLGHDAGDCLLREVAVRLTRCAPFSATVARLGGDEFAIILPDLPSPEARNRIAERLFSQVGGPMLYEGRQIDVSLSIGSAVAFNDGETPEDLHRSADLALYAAKDEGPGHIRAFSGDLREAAARQSQMLTDARATLRDDGIVPFYQPKVLLSSGICVGFEALLRWHDRGLRSPGGIQAAFDDPGLSVQLTDRMLDRVIADMVSWRQRGIAFHSVAVNGSAGDFMRGDFADRILSRLHQANLPASAIELEVTESVFLGQLVENVSKALNTLSREGVTISLDDFGTGYASLTHLKQFPVDSLKIDRSFVSMLGMVETEDAAIVGAVIDLAHNLGIRTVAEGIETPEQLSHLAVKGCDIGQGFLLGRPMAAKQVVEALSTWDPARISALCGTADWMEAARSSHRDRFA
- a CDS encoding TonB-dependent receptor; translated protein: MTITRSAALSAASMLVLAWAPVAHAQTAPAPAEQADTPGDIVVTAQHRKESNLTVPITLSVVSNEQMSDYASGGGDTLIKLSGRVPSLYSESTTGRIFPRFYIRGLGNIDFYLGASQPVSLIQDDVVEEHVVLKSNPIYDVGDIEVLKGPQGSLFGRNTTAGIIKIANAAPTPEWKAHATASWGTYNSVNLEAGVGGPLNADKTLMFRASGLYQHRDNWISNNYTGPSDDGTTPGKNVMGGFNERDGRLQLLWQPDSDTSVKLEGHYRHYDGSATVFYRQSVVQGSTKPALGLNLRAVNYAEGNNNPQAYDTHGEQLKIDHKFGGVTLTSISALEHVQGYSRGDTDGGAAAAYGANAPVCTPSAANPYAGCGQSMGRVAGLTQLTQEVRLSSADNGKFKWQVGGIYFDSRDDTQFYQRAFFLQNNALGTAPNPNNWVQLHNINTSWGLFGQGTYNITPAWSVTGGVRVTNDTKSTALVTPPRTVTGASTFPVTAPTYVRMSDTQPSWDISTLYRLDNNVSFYARVARGFRGPTIQGRSAVFSSPFTTAKSETNTSYEAGLKSVLFNNHGHFNLTGFYYKVKNIQLNGQDSNGSGVLFNANQAQGYGAEAEFDVRVQNLTLNAGLSVLHTEVDDPNVYAQVGAVGGVPAATILNRTVTTAGGVFAQIDNNALPDAPSYNLNFGARYDLPIGPGKAFVSTDWTLQGRISLTPYKTVEYTTNGTYEGALRVGYEWKNYSASLFVRNLTNTRNLIGVLDTNWYRAGAYNDPRIIGATLTAKIR
- a CDS encoding ADP-polyphosphate phosphotransferase encodes the protein MKIRLKDYRIAPGEEVDLKKRKTLVKPAYRSKDDYREILADHVARLSDLQQRHYAANSYGALVIFQAMDAAGKDGAIRHVMSGVNPQGCKVSSFKHPSAIEAQHDFLWRATRELPERGQIGIFNRSYYEDVLVVRVHPEILEGQGVPEHRYRNDTLWEERYRSIRDFEKHLHANGTRIVKIFLHLSKEEQRKRFLARIDEPDKNWKLSPSDVVERKFWKDYRKAYEGAISATSSAEAPWYVVPADDKENARLIVSQIVLDLLEGLKPAFPTVTADREAQLQAIRADLVAEEE
- a CDS encoding aldose epimerase family protein — encoded protein: MASPVFLRETAALLDDGRVIEAITLGRPDGVHARILTYGATLQTYAIADRAGQYEDILLGFDDPLDYHRHRNWLGVTVGRYANRIAGASFTLDGVTYSLDRNNGENTLHGGDHGFDCKLWQVEDGGEGPNPWVALRLESPDGEGGFPGHVTARVRYELAPDGALTIEMSATSDRPTVIAMTQHPLFNLAGGSSADSALTTVLTIPASRFTPVNPDLIPNGELRPVADTPFDFRQPRAVRDAVAQPDEQLRLAGGIDHNFVIDAGETETPKPVARISHAGNGRQLDMLSTEPGLQVYGGNVFDGTLRGKGGTPYQAGAGVALEPQKFPDTPNQPHFGSARLDPGQTYRHRMVLVPSLA